The following are encoded in a window of Candidatus Omnitrophota bacterium genomic DNA:
- a CDS encoding thymidylate synthase (FAD), which yields MMKVYLAGYNVDTGVLSELEEKAGKRDDLTPEVLSAAYARISRDPRPVDKIREDARREVERSRKSNSTIIFRMGHHSVAEHAVFNLDILGVSRFAMEELEKFRLCSYTEKSQRYITLDKDFVIPAEIKGTDLEDIFREVIRIQNEAYFRFFERLKEHIFSKNSDLASDPKKHNLLEGWAKEDARYVTALATESQVGQTLNARTLELMLRRFASHPLAEVKELGKTIYEQISEVAPSIVIFHEANDKDRLTYPQLKELAGSIIGEEASSGNNREDVSLVGYTLQGDDVLASSILHTSSGLPYQDCLARVREITEEEKMSIFKTAWRNMQFYDSMLREFEYVNLTYNIALSSACFGQLKRHRMSTITSQEYDPSLGVTVPESIKQTGLEKEFMEIIERTNEAYDAISKREPLAAPYVLTNAHRKRVLMRLNARELYHISRLREDAHAQWDIRNVSRQMSEKAKEVMPMTFALMGGKDRYGEIYRDIFGEMPKVTETALPGSRKIK from the coding sequence GTGATGAAAGTATATCTTGCCGGGTATAACGTTGATACGGGTGTTTTGAGCGAACTTGAGGAAAAAGCGGGCAAAAGGGACGATCTTACCCCCGAAGTCCTCTCGGCCGCCTACGCGCGCATAAGCCGCGACCCGCGTCCTGTCGATAAAATAAGGGAGGACGCCCGCCGGGAGGTGGAAAGGTCCAGAAAATCCAATTCGACCATCATATTCAGGATGGGCCACCATTCGGTGGCCGAACACGCCGTGTTCAACCTTGACATACTGGGCGTCTCCCGGTTCGCCATGGAGGAGCTGGAGAAATTCCGCCTTTGCTCCTACACGGAAAAATCCCAGAGGTACATCACACTGGACAAGGATTTCGTGATACCCGCCGAAATAAAAGGCACTGATCTGGAAGACATTTTCCGGGAAGTCATACGCATCCAGAACGAAGCTTACTTCAGGTTCTTCGAGCGGTTGAAAGAACACATCTTCAGCAAGAACAGTGATCTTGCCTCCGACCCAAAAAAACACAACCTTCTTGAAGGCTGGGCCAAGGAGGACGCCCGTTACGTAACTGCTCTTGCCACCGAATCCCAAGTGGGCCAGACGCTTAATGCCCGTACGCTGGAACTCATGCTCAGAAGGTTCGCTTCACATCCACTGGCGGAGGTCAAGGAGCTGGGAAAAACCATTTACGAACAGATCTCTGAAGTGGCCCCGTCCATAGTAATATTCCATGAGGCCAACGACAAGGACAGGCTGACCTATCCGCAGCTTAAGGAGCTCGCCGGAAGCATCATCGGCGAGGAAGCTTCCTCCGGGAATAACCGGGAGGATGTCAGCCTCGTAGGATACACCCTTCAAGGGGACGATGTCCTGGCTTCTTCCATATTGCATACTTCATCGGGTCTGCCTTACCAGGATTGCCTTGCCAGGGTGAGAGAGATCACCGAAGAAGAGAAGATGTCCATTTTCAAGACCGCCTGGCGCAACATGCAGTTCTACGACAGCATGCTCAGGGAATTCGAGTATGTTAACCTCACTTACAACATCGCTCTCTCATCTGCCTGTTTCGGGCAGCTTAAAAGGCACCGCATGTCCACGATAACCAGCCAGGAATACGACCCCTCTCTGGGGGTTACCGTTCCCGAGTCTATCAAACAGACCGGTCTTGAAAAAGAGTTCATGGAGATAATTGAAAGGACTAATGAGGCCTACGATGCCATCAGTAAACGAGAACCTCTTGCCGCGCCGTACGTTCTTACCAACGCGCACCGCAAACGCGTCCTGATGAGGCTTAATGCGAGAGAACTCTACCACATTTCAAGGCTACGTGAAGATGCGCACGCTCAGTGGGATATACGCAATGTCTCCAGGCAGATGAGCGAAAAGGCCAAGGAGGTCATGCCCATGACCTTTGCCTTAATGGGCGGGAAAGACCGTTACGGCGAGATCTACCGCGATATTTTCGGCGAAATGCCTAAAGTCACCGAAACAGCCCTTCCGGGCAGCCGTAAAATAAAATAA
- a CDS encoding TonB-dependent receptor encodes MLNKPMMIIVLSLFFAAKPAFAQSAAPPQTELALFEEIPTVYSASRMEEDILEAPAAISVITSTDLNEWGIIDTPDAFRRIPGVDVIAFDGRTWGVSARGFTERFSRRMLVLLDGMSIYTPLFSGVIWDFIPLLVDEIDKIEILRGPNDTLYGFNAFNGVININTKEPGDTAGVFGKYIYSNFGKNEFIGRYGDNIDLGSAGDIDFRMAYSYDMNRGYGDDHGRDYSDSEQVQIATSRIKYNATDAFDVDFIFGINYGPRNISAVAQNSTPAKQFPEMDFQILKFNYDINPTHSGYLQMYRWGINRDVKRLSNGIPNDDYRERQYDIEFQDSFDLFGGRSSTVWGASYRHNTVESFQVKRELSDNVRQSAHDDLWSAFINEKMVLLEDRPLVEKLTLVAGVRAEWSHLTRRTQFAPRASLLYEPVRDNVFRATYARGYRLPSFYEEYATNFVPSDTGNVLQLLGNRQLKTETVDSFEIGYSARFMDGKLHVDADTFYSFYKGMVQTFQSQAFSAVPPQPRIVDFNNASRARSSGVELAATYRPWEWLSLYANYTYLTIADTRGGTPTTSLFQGASPDNKANLGGTLKLEEDTIMNMPYLGGSWLNVNANFRDAYVYFNDADSPRSEFDIKKHWRLDFCVGKSFFDDGLEVTFSGQNVLGENFEAGFVQVPQIYYFTVTLKKWPWQMLEWSDNEEY; translated from the coding sequence ATGCTTAATAAACCGATGATGATCATTGTGCTATCGCTTTTCTTTGCCGCGAAGCCGGCATTCGCCCAGTCGGCCGCGCCCCCCCAGACGGAACTTGCGCTTTTCGAGGAGATACCCACGGTCTATTCCGCGAGCAGGATGGAAGAAGACATCCTTGAGGCGCCCGCGGCCATAAGCGTTATCACTTCCACTGATCTGAATGAATGGGGGATAATAGATACTCCCGATGCTTTCAGGCGGATACCGGGAGTGGATGTTATTGCCTTTGACGGCAGGACATGGGGTGTTTCCGCCAGGGGTTTTACCGAGCGCTTTTCAAGGCGCATGCTCGTTCTTCTTGACGGTATGAGCATATATACTCCTCTTTTTTCAGGTGTGATCTGGGATTTTATCCCGCTTCTCGTCGATGAGATCGACAAGATCGAGATACTCAGGGGGCCCAATGATACTCTTTACGGGTTCAACGCGTTTAACGGCGTCATAAATATAAACACCAAAGAGCCCGGGGATACTGCCGGGGTCTTTGGTAAATATATCTACAGTAATTTCGGAAAGAACGAATTTATCGGGCGGTACGGTGATAATATCGACCTCGGAAGTGCAGGGGATATAGATTTCAGGATGGCTTACAGCTACGATATGAACAGGGGCTACGGTGACGACCACGGGCGGGATTATTCCGACAGCGAGCAGGTCCAGATAGCGACCTCGAGGATAAAATATAACGCCACGGATGCGTTTGACGTGGATTTTATTTTCGGGATAAACTACGGGCCTCGCAATATCAGCGCAGTGGCCCAGAATTCGACACCGGCCAAACAGTTCCCCGAGATGGATTTTCAGATCTTAAAGTTCAATTACGATATCAACCCGACACATTCGGGCTATCTTCAGATGTACAGGTGGGGTATTAACCGGGATGTTAAAAGGCTTTCGAACGGTATACCGAACGATGATTACAGGGAAAGGCAGTATGATATAGAGTTCCAGGACAGTTTCGACCTGTTCGGGGGAAGAAGCAGCACCGTTTGGGGAGCTTCTTACCGTCATAACACGGTCGAGTCTTTCCAGGTCAAAAGGGAGCTTTCGGATAACGTAAGGCAGTCCGCCCACGATGACCTTTGGTCCGCTTTTATCAACGAGAAGATGGTGCTGCTGGAAGACCGCCCTCTGGTTGAAAAGTTAACCCTGGTCGCGGGTGTACGCGCGGAGTGGTCTCATCTTACGCGCCGGACGCAATTCGCCCCGAGGGCGTCTCTTCTTTATGAGCCGGTGAGAGACAATGTCTTCAGGGCCACTTATGCCAGAGGTTACCGCCTGCCCAGTTTCTATGAAGAGTATGCTACGAATTTTGTCCCGTCCGATACGGGGAACGTTCTGCAGCTTTTGGGGAACCGCCAGTTGAAAACCGAGACGGTGGATTCTTTTGAGATAGGGTATTCGGCAAGGTTCATGGACGGTAAGCTTCACGTAGATGCGGATACTTTCTACTCTTTTTACAAGGGTATGGTCCAGACCTTTCAAAGCCAGGCGTTCTCCGCTGTTCCCCCGCAGCCCCGGATAGTTGATTTTAACAATGCTTCCAGGGCCAGGAGTTCAGGAGTAGAACTGGCGGCGACATACAGGCCGTGGGAATGGCTTTCCCTGTATGCCAATTACACGTATCTGACCATCGCCGATACCCGCGGAGGCACCCCCACTACTTCGCTATTCCAGGGAGCTTCACCCGATAACAAGGCGAATCTGGGGGGTACGCTCAAGCTTGAAGAGGATACCATTATGAATATGCCGTATCTCGGAGGTAGCTGGCTGAACGTGAACGCCAATTTCCGTGACGCATACGTGTATTTTAACGACGCCGACAGTCCGCGCTCGGAATTTGACATAAAAAAGCACTGGAGGCTGGACTTCTGCGTGGGGAAATCTTTTTTCGACGACGGGCTTGAAGTTACTTTTTCCGGGCAAAACGTTCTCGGGGAGAATTTTGAAGCGGGTTTCGTACAAGTTCCCCAGATCTACTATTTTACTGTGACTTTGAAAAAATGGCCCTGGCAGATGCTGGAGTGGTCCGACAACGAGGAGTATTGA
- a CDS encoding PAS domain S-box protein, with the protein MRISIRTKSILLTILLIILVSVTISYFFIRAGQTLVVSQHEEKGVILSTNLAYNAEYGVLTGNMRMLDNLASGIMDQPDVLYCAVRNMKGEVLVAREQEGIEKELLPVPQIKEKATGLDKPLIRRVKVDSEKSIDISAFVLSKAPDISQSERDLFLEEEEWFYRGRTPEEAGPAGSKAIGVINLGISLKSADALIRETEYTAARITVVLTLVLIIISSTVVTLVLRPVRQLVDATNEVAKGDLDVRVPARTSDEVGELATSFNKMAEELKKSTVSIKVLQDAEKRFQDITKNVGDWVWEVDPGGRYTYSSSVSEKVIGYKPEQVIGKHFSDFFPEDQKEELTREINEMIDKREKFSNYVNPLVNKKGEVVKVETNALPVFDEEGELAGYRGVDRDITERERVKEAQRLTQLGKLVSDMAHEVNNPLMVISGRAQISLMEQPKNDVINESLSIIMDQCYRAKNIIERLLLFSRPSKKQMKEVDINEAVNFAMQMLEHQMGLKDIKVDTVLDETIPHVQVDEKQMHEIFVNLIRNAADAMPEGGQLTITTSLKGDNIWIDFKDTGIGISEEDMQKIFDPFFTTKDHGTGLGLSVCYGIIKAHGGEMKYSSTPGKGTTATVILPVS; encoded by the coding sequence ATGAGGATCAGCATACGAACCAAATCGATATTACTCACGATACTGCTTATCATTCTTGTCAGCGTGACCATATCCTATTTTTTTATCAGGGCCGGACAGACTCTTGTAGTTTCACAGCACGAGGAAAAAGGCGTCATTCTTTCTACGAACCTGGCGTATAACGCCGAATACGGGGTTTTGACGGGTAACATGAGGATGCTCGACAACCTGGCCAGCGGTATCATGGACCAGCCCGATGTCCTCTATTGCGCGGTAAGAAACATGAAAGGCGAGGTCCTTGTCGCACGGGAACAGGAAGGCATAGAAAAAGAACTCCTTCCCGTTCCCCAGATAAAGGAGAAGGCGACCGGTCTCGACAAACCCCTGATAAGACGCGTGAAAGTGGACTCGGAGAAGAGCATTGACATATCCGCTTTCGTTCTCAGTAAAGCCCCGGATATATCGCAGAGCGAGAGGGATCTTTTCCTGGAAGAGGAAGAGTGGTTTTACAGGGGCCGGACGCCCGAAGAGGCCGGACCGGCAGGATCCAAAGCCATAGGAGTTATAAATCTCGGCATCTCCCTGAAGAGCGCGGATGCTCTTATAAGAGAGACCGAGTACACGGCTGCGCGGATAACGGTGGTTTTGACCTTGGTCCTGATCATCATAAGTTCGACCGTAGTAACTCTGGTTTTACGTCCTGTCAGGCAGCTTGTTGATGCTACGAACGAAGTGGCCAAAGGTGATCTTGACGTGAGAGTGCCGGCAAGGACCAGTGATGAGGTCGGGGAGCTGGCCACGTCCTTCAACAAAATGGCGGAGGAACTTAAAAAGTCGACCGTTTCGATCAAGGTGCTCCAGGATGCCGAAAAACGCTTCCAGGATATCACCAAGAACGTGGGTGACTGGGTGTGGGAGGTCGATCCGGGAGGCAGGTACACTTATTCGAGCAGTGTCTCCGAAAAAGTAATAGGTTATAAGCCCGAACAGGTCATAGGCAAGCATTTTTCGGATTTTTTTCCGGAAGACCAGAAGGAAGAGCTTACGCGCGAAATTAACGAAATGATTGACAAAAGAGAAAAGTTCTCGAACTACGTGAACCCTCTTGTTAATAAGAAGGGCGAGGTGGTGAAGGTAGAGACCAACGCCCTGCCGGTTTTTGACGAGGAAGGGGAACTTGCCGGTTACAGGGGAGTTGACCGGGATATAACCGAAAGAGAGCGCGTCAAGGAGGCCCAGAGGCTTACCCAGCTGGGCAAGCTGGTCTCGGACATGGCGCACGAGGTCAATAACCCGCTCATGGTGATATCCGGCAGGGCGCAGATATCCCTTATGGAGCAGCCCAAGAACGATGTCATCAATGAATCCCTCTCGATAATAATGGACCAGTGTTACCGCGCCAAGAACATCATCGAAAGACTTCTTTTATTCTCCAGGCCGAGCAAGAAACAGATGAAGGAAGTTGACATTAACGAGGCTGTGAATTTTGCTATGCAGATGCTCGAACACCAGATGGGACTTAAGGACATCAAGGTGGATACGGTCCTGGATGAGACCATACCCCATGTGCAGGTCGACGAAAAGCAGATGCATGAAATATTCGTCAACCTGATAAGGAACGCCGCCGATGCCATGCCCGAAGGTGGCCAGTTGACGATCACCACTTCCCTTAAAGGGGATAATATCTGGATAGATTTCAAGGATACGGGAATAGGTATATCCGAAGAAGATATGCAGAAGATATTCGATCCTTTCTTCACGACAAAGGACCACGGGACCGGCCTGGGGCTTTCGGTCTGTTACGGAATAATCAAGGCGCACGGCGGGGAGATGAAGTATTCCAGCACGCCCGGCAAAGGTACGACCGCGACGGTCATCCTGCCGGTAAGCTAA
- a CDS encoding TonB-dependent receptor, whose protein sequence is MLKKLFLFSILAAFSGSCFAQAPPAELVLFEQIPMVVSPGKKLQPLAEASAPTYVLDQEQIRMYGGINLYEPLRQVPGVNVMTTTIAQPDVAIRGMNQIINNTALLLLDGRNLYLPAQGFFMWDTITIQPDEVKQIEVVKGPVASLYGANALQGLINIVTKTPEEVDGTYFTEKTNFHDVYTISSVVHGQRVDDWGYKVSAGWKRYDYFYRDSFKTNLAKVNAQVDYYIDEESTVSLSSGGVIGEFPFISSTSSSFLGEQDMSYLYTMLDCDINGFEGKVFWNHFIGEYDPDAKRFKSKIDVVEAEMSYNFELFDSHDITVGTGIRYDHAKANIWGPVVSPQVQTIWNAYFQDDWEVMDNFRLIGSGRMDYYTISGLHFSGRIAGIFTLFKDHFLRASLGNAFRAPTFSEYYLDIYQNTPTRTHSFGQKDLEIEEIVTGEVGYEGHYFDRKIKVNTDFFVSYIKNFIDSTNTGIESFVPLIATSGYLNQGNATTWGVESSIEYRPTDWLMCFANHTQQMVNYDENAFIRFTPRNMWNLGVLMNYDERAEVSFYWHYVGQGENVGNNRQPIDKYSTLNARLGYWITENMELAVSGSNILLDQHTESPGQGEPIGRRVLAELRLRF, encoded by the coding sequence ATGCTCAAAAAACTCTTTCTATTCTCCATTCTCGCGGCCTTTAGCGGCTCATGCTTCGCCCAGGCCCCTCCGGCGGAACTGGTGCTTTTCGAGCAGATACCAATGGTGGTGTCCCCCGGGAAAAAACTCCAGCCCCTTGCAGAGGCCTCCGCACCCACATATGTCCTGGACCAGGAACAGATAAGGATGTATGGAGGGATCAATCTATATGAACCCTTACGGCAGGTGCCCGGGGTAAATGTCATGACCACCACCATCGCCCAGCCGGATGTGGCCATAAGGGGGATGAACCAGATAATCAATAACACGGCTCTTCTTCTGCTTGACGGAAGGAACCTGTATCTCCCGGCGCAGGGGTTTTTCATGTGGGATACCATAACCATCCAGCCTGATGAGGTCAAGCAGATAGAGGTAGTTAAAGGCCCGGTGGCCTCGCTCTACGGGGCGAACGCACTGCAGGGACTTATCAATATCGTCACGAAAACCCCTGAGGAAGTGGACGGCACGTATTTCACCGAAAAGACGAACTTCCACGACGTGTACACGATAAGCTCCGTCGTCCACGGGCAGAGGGTGGATGACTGGGGATACAAGGTTTCCGCTGGATGGAAAAGGTACGATTATTTTTACAGGGACAGTTTCAAGACCAATCTGGCCAAGGTGAACGCTCAGGTGGATTATTATATAGATGAAGAATCCACGGTCTCGCTTAGCAGCGGAGGCGTGATCGGCGAATTTCCCTTCATAAGCTCAACCAGTTCTTCGTTCCTGGGTGAGCAGGACATGAGCTATCTCTACACCATGCTGGACTGCGACATCAACGGGTTCGAGGGCAAGGTATTCTGGAACCATTTCATAGGCGAATACGACCCCGATGCGAAAAGGTTCAAATCCAAGATAGACGTTGTAGAAGCGGAGATGAGCTACAATTTCGAGCTTTTCGATAGCCATGACATCACTGTCGGAACGGGCATCAGGTACGATCACGCGAAAGCCAATATCTGGGGACCCGTGGTAAGCCCCCAGGTCCAGACCATCTGGAACGCCTACTTTCAGGATGACTGGGAGGTCATGGATAACTTCAGGCTTATAGGTTCGGGGAGGATGGATTATTATACGATATCGGGGCTTCATTTTTCCGGGAGGATAGCCGGTATCTTCACGCTTTTCAAGGACCATTTCCTCAGGGCCTCACTGGGCAACGCTTTCCGGGCTCCCACATTCAGTGAATACTATCTTGATATATACCAGAACACGCCTACCCGCACCCACAGCTTCGGCCAGAAGGACCTTGAGATAGAAGAGATCGTTACTGGTGAAGTGGGTTACGAGGGGCATTATTTCGACAGGAAGATCAAGGTCAATACCGACTTTTTCGTGAGCTACATAAAGAATTTCATAGATTCGACCAACACGGGGATAGAGAGCTTTGTGCCGCTAATAGCAACGAGCGGATATCTCAACCAGGGCAACGCAACTACCTGGGGCGTGGAGAGCAGCATCGAATACAGGCCCACGGACTGGCTCATGTGTTTTGCTAACCATACTCAGCAGATGGTCAATTACGACGAGAACGCGTTCATAAGGTTCACGCCCAGGAACATGTGGAATCTGGGTGTTCTCATGAACTATGATGAAAGGGCCGAAGTCTCCTTTTACTGGCATTACGTGGGACAGGGGGAGAATGTCGGTAACAACCGGCAGCCCATAGACAAGTACAGCACTCTGAACGCTAGGCTGGGATACTGGATCACCGAGAACATGGAGCTTGCCGTCAGCGGGAGCAACATCCTGCTGGACCAGCATACCGAGTCTCCCGGCCAGGGGGAACCGATCGGCAGGAGGGTTTTGGCGGAGCTGAGGCTCAGATTCTAG